From Moraxella sp. K1664, one genomic window encodes:
- a CDS encoding Fur family transcriptional regulator, producing MTDHACQCDHHHNVHEHHDPKQRMLDAKAHCEARGVRFTPLREEVYGLILEADKPLGAYDLISALQSARHSSGAKNKNIAPPTIYRSLEFLLAEGLIHQLSSMNAYVPCCHPRSQHAAAFLICQQCQSVEECSNVPVDAIVNFAKDDAGFDIERTVIELKGVCRACR from the coding sequence ATGACCGACCACGCCTGCCAATGCGACCACCACCATAACGTCCACGAACACCACGACCCCAAACAGCGTATGCTTGATGCCAAAGCCCACTGTGAAGCTCGTGGCGTGCGTTTTACGCCCTTGCGTGAAGAAGTGTACGGGCTGATTTTGGAAGCGGACAAGCCACTTGGGGCGTATGACCTTATCAGTGCCTTGCAGTCTGCTCGCCACTCATCAGGGGCAAAAAACAAGAATATCGCCCCACCGACCATTTACCGTTCGCTAGAATTTTTGCTTGCCGAAGGGCTGATTCATCAGTTAAGCTCCATGAATGCTTATGTGCCATGTTGCCACCCACGCTCTCAGCACGCCGCCGCCTTTTTAATTTGCCAACAATGCCAAAGCGTTGAAGAATGCTCTAACGTGCCTGTGGACGCCATTGTCAATTTTGCCAAAGATGATGCAGGGTTTGACATAGAACGCACAGTCATTGAACTAAAAGGCGTGTGTCGTGCCTGTCGCTAA
- a CDS encoding metal ABC transporter ATP-binding protein, with protein MPVANTVANTDELFRLDKVSFHVGQNKILTDISLSLSKGEMVSLIGPNGAGKSTLVKLILGLNKPTSGDIIKHNSVISYVPQKFSVPSILPLRVKDLLAQANTKRLTPDERDFVLQKLSLAPLLDRQIHHLSGGETQRVLMARALLDRPDLLILDEPMQGLDPDSEELLYDFIDSMPPFLACAMLIVSHDLHWVMKGTRRVVCLNKHICCQGVPSDIAHLPEFVALFGQYHNTHQTPYIHHHDHCQHTH; from the coding sequence GTGCCTGTCGCTAATACAGTCGCCAATACAGACGAGCTATTTCGCTTAGACAAGGTCAGCTTTCATGTCGGTCAAAACAAGATTTTAACGGACATATCGCTTAGCTTATCCAAAGGCGAAATGGTCAGTCTTATCGGCCCAAACGGAGCGGGCAAGTCCACGCTGGTCAAGCTCATTTTGGGCTTAAACAAACCCACGTCAGGCGACATCATCAAGCACAACAGCGTGATAAGTTACGTCCCCCAAAAGTTTAGCGTGCCGAGCATTTTACCGCTCCGTGTTAAAGATTTGCTCGCCCAAGCAAATACCAAACGCCTAACGCCTGATGAGCGTGATTTTGTCCTACAAAAGCTATCGCTTGCCCCCCTACTTGACCGCCAAATACACCACCTATCAGGGGGCGAGACTCAGCGTGTCCTTATGGCAAGGGCGTTGCTTGATAGACCCGACCTGCTCATCTTAGACGAACCCATGCAAGGGCTAGACCCCGATAGCGAAGAGTTACTTTATGATTTTATAGACAGCATGCCCCCATTTTTGGCGTGTGCCATGCTCATTGTGTCGCACGATTTGCACTGGGTCATGAAAGGCACTCGGCGTGTCGTCTGCCTAAACAAACACATCTGCTGTCAAGGTGTGCCGTCCGACATCGCTCATCTGCCTGAATTTGTTGCGTTATTTGGGCAATACCACAACACCCACCAAACCCCCTACATTCATCATCACGACCACTGTCAGCATACTCACTAA
- a CDS encoding ATP synthase subunit I — translation MSKPAQRHQQARVYRLQFRQAWAVLILIGVGFILETLGVAHATKSMASGGLLSYIAQCAFTLIAYRTTGARAGRVIMLNMYLGQMIKWFITLIGFALIFMLAKPIGAFLVILSYFALQVVHVMVMWRI, via the coding sequence ATGAGCAAGCCTGCCCAGCGTCATCAGCAAGCCCGTGTGTATCGCTTGCAGTTTCGCCAAGCATGGGCGGTATTGATACTCATCGGTGTGGGCTTTATTCTTGAAACATTGGGCGTTGCTCACGCCACCAAAAGCATGGCATCGGGCGGACTGCTTAGCTACATCGCCCAGTGTGCGTTTACACTCATTGCCTACCGCACGACAGGCGCGAGAGCAGGGCGTGTTATCATGCTCAACATGTATCTGGGGCAGATGATAAAATGGTTCATCACGCTGATAGGTTTTGCCCTGATTTTTATGTTGGCGAAGCCGATTGGGGCGTTTTTGGTGATTTTGAGTTATTTTGCTCTACAAGTTGTGCATGTTATGGTAATGTGGCGTATTTAG
- a CDS encoding metal ABC transporter substrate-binding protein, whose protein sequence is MLFSKFSLTRLSLFALPALLSATAHAGTVTVSNYPLLLLSNAVTQGAEPAQMLLSAGDVGHHGSLSPSKVKLVGDSTYVVWFGHELEQNLVKTLDNAPNAISLFKMKAFYRLPMRQLDGTPRADTFDPHIWLDPENAKAIVRALAVVHSHANPEHKGLYANNVKAFHQAMDKAVAQVSKDRKRAYWAYHDSFAYLERSANLHFAGALTPDHHLSPKASQFRILNNNRPSPYMCLLSQGAISDGIKNKLGNVGTLIKQEDMSDGTDFVDVWQATVNEIYACIDQK, encoded by the coding sequence ATGTTATTTTCTAAATTCTCCCTTACCAGACTAAGCCTATTTGCCTTGCCCGCTCTACTGTCTGCGACCGCCCATGCAGGCACGGTTACGGTGAGTAATTATCCATTGTTGTTATTGTCCAATGCAGTAACACAGGGAGCAGAACCCGCCCAAATGCTACTATCGGCAGGCGATGTCGGTCATCACGGCAGTCTGTCGCCAAGCAAGGTAAAACTGGTGGGCGATAGCACCTATGTGGTGTGGTTTGGGCATGAACTGGAACAAAATCTCGTTAAGACCTTAGACAACGCCCCGAACGCCATTTCGCTATTTAAGATGAAGGCGTTTTATCGCTTGCCCATGCGACAGCTTGACGGCACGCCCCGAGCAGATACGTTTGACCCGCACATTTGGCTAGACCCAGAGAATGCCAAAGCTATTGTGCGAGCGTTGGCGGTGGTGCATTCGCACGCCAACCCTGAGCATAAGGGATTGTACGCCAATAACGTCAAGGCGTTCCATCAAGCCATGGATAAGGCGGTGGCACAGGTATCAAAAGACCGCAAGCGGGCGTATTGGGCGTATCATGATTCGTTTGCCTACCTTGAACGCTCGGCAAATCTACATTTTGCAGGGGCATTGACCCCCGACCATCATCTCTCCCCCAAAGCCAGCCAATTTCGCATTTTAAATAATAACCGTCCATCGCCTTATATGTGCCTACTGTCGCAAGGGGCGATTTCGGACGGCATTAAAAACAAACTTGGCAATGTCGGCACGCTTATCAAGCAAGAAGACATGTCAGACGGCACCGATTTTGTGGACGTATGGCAGGCGACCGTCAATGAGATTTATGCGTGTATCGACCAAAAGTAA
- a CDS encoding putative peptidoglycan glycosyltransferase FtsW: MSFFNISKTIATSPYVPSARTVLMTSLFLLLSMSLLMMASASVPFAMTKGLSPMTFFYSQATYIAIGLVVSMIVYRLPLKWYFEIGLLVLAWLAALLLLIVTLATGTVINGSQRWLDFGVFNFQTSEFVKLLMVLIIADYVVRRSAEVRGSLIAGWRLTVWYLPMIALILWQPDYGSVAVIIATASIILFVSGVPLPHYVALVSAVFVPALVYGLLSSDYRKERLMSFWDPFDDVQDTDYQLSRSLIAFGRGEFDGVGYGNSVQKLSHLPEAHTDFILAITGEELGFLGVAFVLLLEVLIVATIMRISHTALKRRQLRLSYMVFGFGVVIFGQVLINAGMNMGLMPTKGLTLPFYSFGGSSMLMALIMIAMILKADKESERIYLENKNREY; this comes from the coding sequence ATGAGTTTTTTTAACATTTCCAAGACGATAGCCACATCGCCTTATGTACCGTCTGCTCGGACGGTGTTGATGACGAGCCTGTTTTTGTTGCTGTCCATGAGTCTTTTGATGATGGCGTCAGCGTCGGTGCCGTTTGCGATGACCAAAGGTTTGTCGCCCATGACTTTTTTTTATTCACAAGCGACTTATATTGCCATCGGTTTGGTGGTGAGTATGATTGTCTATCGCTTGCCACTCAAATGGTATTTTGAGATTGGGCTACTGGTGCTGGCATGGCTTGCGGCACTACTGCTGTTGATAGTGACGTTGGCAACGGGGACGGTCATTAATGGTTCACAGCGGTGGCTTGACTTTGGGGTATTCAATTTCCAGACGTCCGAATTTGTCAAACTGCTGATGGTACTTATCATTGCTGACTATGTGGTCAGACGGTCGGCAGAAGTGCGGGGCAGCCTGATTGCAGGGTGGCGACTGACGGTGTGGTATTTGCCGATGATTGCCCTGATTTTGTGGCAACCTGACTATGGTTCGGTGGCGGTGATTATCGCCACGGCGAGTATTATTTTGTTTGTCAGCGGGGTGCCATTGCCGCATTATGTGGCGTTGGTGTCGGCGGTGTTCGTGCCAGCTTTGGTCTATGGACTGCTGTCATCGGATTATCGTAAAGAGCGACTCATGTCGTTTTGGGATCCGTTTGATGACGTGCAGGACACCGATTATCAGCTGTCTCGCAGTCTGATAGCCTTTGGACGGGGTGAGTTTGATGGGGTGGGTTATGGCAACAGTGTGCAAAAACTATCGCACCTGCCCGAAGCCCATACCGACTTTATCCTAGCCATCACAGGCGAAGAGTTGGGTTTTTTGGGGGTGGCGTTTGTGTTACTGCTTGAAGTGCTGATTGTGGCGACGATTATGAGAATCAGCCATACCGCCCTAAAACGTCGCCAACTGCGTCTTAGCTACATGGTATTTGGCTTTGGCGTGGTGATTTTTGGGCAAGTGCTGATTAATGCAGGCATGAACATGGGGCTTATGCCAACCAAGGGCTTGACCTTGCCATTTTATAGCTTTGGCGGTTCGTCCATGCTGATGGCACTTATCATGATTGCCATGATTTTAAAGGCGGACAAAGAAAGCGAGCGAATTTATCTGGAAAATAAAAACAGAGAGTATTAA
- the atpE gene encoding F0F1 ATP synthase subunit C, whose product MDPVIAQYTLLAVALLIGAGALATGIGFAILGGKFLESTARQPELGSQLQTKMFIVAGLLDAVPMIGVGIAMLLLFANPFA is encoded by the coding sequence ATGGATCCAGTAATCGCTCAGTACACGCTTCTTGCTGTGGCTCTTCTAATCGGTGCAGGTGCTTTGGCAACTGGTATTGGTTTTGCTATCCTAGGCGGTAAGTTCCTAGAAAGTACTGCTCGTCAGCCTGAGCTTGGCTCACAACTTCAAACCAAAATGTTCATCGTGGCAGGTCTTCTTGACGCCGTGCCGATGATTGGTGTTGGTATTGCCATGCTTCTACTATTCGCCAACCCATTCGCATAA
- a CDS encoding F0F1 ATP synthase subunit delta — protein MAELSTLARPYAKAAFDYAKEQNAINEWEDFLLMASDIVRDDAFIGLLHNPAIPASQKTSVLMDIYTSQRPSNSPLAQTLQTAASQGVDVSAAAEVLAGSKHLTANKALTNFVSQLSDNDRLSLLPEIHAHYSKLKSQELKQVDAYVTSAYPLTEAQRKSLQESLAISTGSIVILHEAVDSSLLGGATIKVGDKFTDGSVRGKLKQLKTQLTA, from the coding sequence ATGGCTGAATTATCTACCTTGGCAAGACCTTACGCAAAGGCTGCGTTTGACTATGCTAAAGAGCAAAATGCGATTAACGAATGGGAAGACTTCTTGTTGATGGCATCGGATATTGTGCGTGATGACGCATTTATTGGTTTGCTACACAATCCAGCCATTCCCGCCAGTCAAAAAACTTCGGTGCTGATGGACATCTACACCAGTCAAAGACCGAGTAACTCGCCACTTGCCCAAACGTTGCAGACAGCGGCGTCGCAGGGTGTGGACGTGAGTGCGGCGGCAGAAGTATTAGCAGGAAGTAAGCATCTGACAGCCAATAAGGCATTGACAAACTTTGTCAGCCAGCTGTCTGATAATGATAGACTGTCTTTGCTTCCTGAGATTCATGCTCATTACAGCAAGCTAAAATCACAAGAGCTAAAACAGGTTGACGCTTACGTAACATCAGCCTACCCACTAACTGAAGCCCAACGCAAATCCCTACAAGAATCTTTGGCTATCTCAACAGGTTCTATCGTGATTTTACACGAGGCTGTGGATAGTTCACTGTTAGGGGGTGCGACCATTAAAGTGGGCGATAAGTTTACTGATGGCTCGGTGCGTGGCAAGTTAAAACAATTAAAGACTCAGCTAACAGCATAA
- the gluQRS gene encoding tRNA glutamyl-Q(34) synthetase GluQRS produces MNPRPIIGRFAPSPTGALHLGSLCTALASYCHIKSLGGQWLVRIEDVDFERCKPDYATSILTDLDNLGLHSDGEILFQSKRTDIYDEYLSYLSNITYHCTCSRKDLSALSIPALSFYDVNIKDLHLAPIYPRLCLHKNLTDNKIRLCLPDVLTAFFDGIQGVIWDNPAKSLGDVVVKRQNGMINYILACTIDDGLQGITHVMRGLDIMPMTVAQLFIAKARRLPTPHYFYHLPLLVNADGQKLSKQNLATPIDTTTPDKVSDLLFTALTLLGQNPPTELQKETPDTILMWAVRHWDNGVLQGATLGAV; encoded by the coding sequence ATGAACCCACGCCCCATTATCGGTCGCTTTGCCCCGTCCCCGACTGGGGCGTTGCATTTGGGGTCGCTGTGTACTGCTTTGGCAAGCTATTGTCATATCAAATCATTGGGCGGACAGTGGCTTGTGCGGATTGAAGACGTGGATTTTGAGCGGTGCAAGCCTGATTATGCCACGTCTATCTTGACTGATTTGGATAATTTAGGACTACACTCGGACGGCGAAATCCTATTTCAGTCCAAACGGACGGATATTTATGATGAGTATTTAAGTTACTTGTCAAATATCACTTATCATTGTACCTGCTCTCGCAAGGACTTGTCCGCCCTATCCATACCTGCGTTGAGCTTTTATGACGTTAATATCAAAGATTTACACCTTGCTCCGATTTATCCCCGTCTTTGCCTACACAAAAATTTAACCGACAACAAAATCCGCCTATGCCTGCCTGACGTGCTGACTGCTTTTTTTGACGGCATACAAGGCGTGATATGGGACAATCCTGCCAAAAGTCTCGGCGATGTGGTTGTCAAACGCCAAAATGGCATGATAAACTACATACTCGCCTGCACCATTGATGACGGCTTGCAAGGGATAACGCACGTCATGCGGGGGCTTGACATTATGCCGATGACAGTCGCCCAGCTTTTTATCGCCAAAGCGCGCCGACTGCCCACCCCTCACTATTTTTATCATCTGCCCCTGCTTGTCAATGCTGACGGGCAAAAACTCTCCAAACAAAACCTTGCCACCCCGATAGATACCACCACGCCTGATAAAGTGAGTGATTTACTCTTTACTGCTTTAACCTTGCTTGGGCAAAATCCGCCAACAGAGCTACAAAAAGAGACGCCCGACACGATACTCATGTGGGCGGTTAGGCATTGGGATAATGGCGTGTTACAAGGGGCAACATTGGGGGCGGTTTAA
- the atpB gene encoding F0F1 ATP synthase subunit A — protein sequence MAADSSEYIAHHLTNWTYGYHPEHGWKVAHTAQEAAEMGFKAIHLDSMLWSVGLGAFFCWLFWMVGRKATSGVPTKLQAFIEMIVDFVDNSVRESYKGPSKLIAPLSLTIFVWIFLMNLMDLIPVDFIPGTAQWIGSLMGHDPHHVYFKIVPTTDPNITLGMAFCVLLLIIGFGLKYKGVGGFIGEFTLHPFSAKNPILQAILIPVNLVLETVTLLAKPISLGLRLFGNMYAGELIFILIALMYMSESLFVKGLGVPLHLAWAIFHILVITLQAFVFMMLTIVYLSLISQTSEH from the coding sequence ATGGCAGCGGATTCTTCAGAATATATTGCTCACCATTTAACCAACTGGACGTATGGTTATCATCCAGAACATGGTTGGAAAGTGGCACACACCGCCCAAGAAGCCGCAGAGATGGGCTTTAAAGCCATTCATTTGGATTCCATGCTTTGGTCGGTTGGTTTGGGTGCTTTCTTTTGTTGGCTGTTTTGGATGGTTGGGCGTAAGGCGACATCAGGCGTACCTACCAAGCTACAAGCCTTCATTGAGATGATTGTTGATTTCGTGGACAATAGCGTCCGTGAATCTTACAAAGGCCCGTCAAAGCTGATTGCACCTTTGTCATTGACGATTTTTGTGTGGATTTTCTTGATGAACTTGATGGATTTGATTCCTGTTGATTTCATCCCTGGTACCGCACAGTGGATTGGCAGTCTGATGGGTCATGACCCGCACCATGTTTACTTTAAGATTGTACCAACTACCGACCCGAACATCACGCTCGGTATGGCATTTTGTGTGCTACTGCTCATCATTGGCTTTGGTCTTAAATACAAAGGCGTGGGCGGATTTATTGGTGAGTTTACCTTGCACCCATTTAGTGCCAAAAACCCAATCTTGCAGGCGATTTTAATCCCTGTCAACCTAGTTTTAGAGACAGTAACCCTGCTTGCCAAACCCATTTCGCTAGGTCTGCGACTGTTTGGTAACATGTATGCCGGTGAGCTTATCTTTATTCTGATTGCACTTATGTACATGTCTGAGAGCTTGTTTGTCAAAGGCTTGGGTGTACCGCTACATTTGGCTTGGGCAATCTTCCATATTCTAGTTATCACTTTACAGGCGTTCGTGTTTATGATGTTGACGATTGTTTATCTGTCGCTCATCTCACAAACATCAGAACATTAA
- a CDS encoding metal ABC transporter permease, translating to MNDWLPIIAPAWLAGSLLALLSAPLGCLVLWRRMAFFADTLAHGALLGVAIGAWLSVPADMGVGVVSIGVVITLMFLQDKRLPSDATLSVLAVSLLCLGLLTLTQLTQQQANVLGFLFGSLLDMDWGDLPRLTVMVGAGLAFLAWIWQKQVKLATSEALASIAGINPKTEQLFFMGLLAGFCAVAIQAVGSLLITGLLILPALIARLLAHSPTQMVIFAMIIAQIAVTTGVWGSVWLDVQTGLAIVMTLAIGFFAVFGVGRVLGKS from the coding sequence ATGAACGATTGGCTACCGATTATCGCCCCTGCTTGGCTTGCAGGCTCACTGCTCGCCCTACTGTCCGCCCCGCTTGGCTGTTTGGTGCTGTGGCGACGTATGGCGTTTTTTGCCGATACGCTCGCTCATGGGGCATTGCTTGGCGTGGCGATTGGGGCGTGGCTGTCTGTCCCTGCCGACATGGGCGTGGGCGTGGTTAGCATAGGCGTGGTCATCACGCTCATGTTTTTGCAAGACAAACGACTGCCGAGCGATGCCACGCTGTCGGTGCTTGCCGTGTCGCTGTTGTGTTTGGGGCTTTTAACGCTTACCCAGCTTACTCAGCAACAAGCCAACGTGCTAGGCTTTTTGTTTGGTAGCTTACTTGACATGGATTGGGGCGATTTGCCCCGTTTGACGGTCATGGTTGGGGCAGGGCTTGCCTTTTTGGCGTGGATTTGGCAAAAACAGGTCAAACTTGCCACATCAGAAGCCCTAGCGTCTATCGCAGGCATCAATCCTAAGACCGAACAGCTCTTTTTTATGGGACTTCTGGCGGGGTTTTGTGCCGTTGCCATTCAAGCGGTCGGCAGTTTGCTCATCACAGGGCTACTTATCCTACCTGCTCTTATCGCTCGTCTGCTTGCCCATTCGCCCACACAAATGGTCATCTTTGCCATGATAATCGCCCAAATCGCCGTAACCACAGGCGTGTGGGGAAGTGTGTGGCTTGACGTGCAAACAGGTCTTGCCATTGTCATGACGTTGGCGATTGGGTTTTTTGCGGTGTTTGGCGTGGGGAGGGTGTTGGGTAAGTCGTAA
- a CDS encoding F0F1 ATP synthase subunit B translates to MNINSTIIGQMIAFAFFVWFCMKFVWPPLIGAINERQRKIEEGLNAAEKAKADLASAESQVQAEFASAKAEAASIIERANKTANQMIEDAKVTARLESERIIGAAQQTVDQQIAQTREQLRSQVATLAVLGAEKILEEKVDEQKHASMLAQLATKL, encoded by the coding sequence ATGAATATTAATTCCACCATTATCGGTCAGATGATTGCGTTTGCGTTTTTCGTGTGGTTCTGCATGAAATTCGTATGGCCACCACTCATCGGAGCGATTAACGAGCGTCAACGTAAAATCGAAGAAGGCTTAAACGCCGCCGAAAAAGCAAAAGCTGACCTTGCATCTGCTGAGTCACAAGTCCAAGCAGAGTTTGCAAGTGCCAAAGCTGAGGCTGCTTCTATCATTGAACGTGCTAACAAAACTGCCAATCAAATGATTGAAGACGCCAAAGTCACAGCCCGTCTTGAAAGTGAGCGTATTATTGGTGCAGCCCAACAAACGGTTGACCAACAAATTGCCCAAACTCGTGAACAGCTACGTTCACAAGTTGCGACTCTTGCAGTACTTGGTGCTGAAAAGATTCTAGAAGAAAAAGTTGATGAACAAAAACATGCCAGCATGCTAGCACAACTGGCAACCAAGCTGTAA
- the dksA gene encoding RNA polymerase-binding protein DksA, whose protein sequence is MANATFTPYTPAKDEEYMSDAQLEHFRAILVNWKTELLAEAERTKDYINEETGAMADINDRATQEEEFALALRTRDRERKLVRKIDKSLAEIDTGDYGFCETCGTEIGLKRLEARPTATQCIDCKTMSEMKEKQNHGH, encoded by the coding sequence ATGGCAAACGCCACTTTCACCCCCTACACCCCTGCCAAAGACGAAGAATATATGTCGGACGCTCAGTTGGAGCATTTTCGTGCGATTTTGGTAAACTGGAAAACCGAACTGCTTGCCGAAGCCGAACGCACCAAAGACTACATTAACGAAGAGACAGGGGCAATGGCGGACATCAATGACCGTGCCACCCAAGAAGAAGAGTTTGCCCTAGCTCTACGCACCCGAGACCGTGAGCGTAAACTGGTGCGTAAGATTGATAAATCACTTGCCGAGATTGATACAGGCGATTATGGGTTTTGTGAGACGTGTGGCACGGAGATTGGGCTAAAACGCCTAGAAGCCCGCCCCACCGCCACGCAATGCATTGACTGCAAAACCATGTCCGAGATGAAAGAAAAGCAAAATCACGGACACTAA
- the atpA gene encoding F0F1 ATP synthase subunit alpha, giving the protein MQQLNPAEISNLIKQRIQDLDVSATAKTEGVIVSVSDGIVKIHGLEEAMYGEMIEFEGNVYGMALNLEQDSVGAVVLGDYLPLQEGQKAYCTGRILEVPVGPELLGRVVDALGNPIDGKGPINAKLTDKVEKIAPGVIARQSVDEPVMTGYKAVDTMIPIGRGQRELIIGDRQTGKTAMAIDAIIAQKDSGIKCVYVAVGQKRSTIANVVRKLEESGALAYTTVVVASASEPAALQYIAPYSGCTMGEYFRDRGQDALIIYDDLSKQAVAYRQISLLLRRPPGREAYPGDVFYLHSRLLERASRVNADYVEAFTNGEVKGKTGSLTALPIIETQAGDVSAFVPTNVISITDGQIFLESNLFNSGIRPAVNAGISVSRVGGAAQTKIIKKLSGGIRTALAQYRELAAFAQFASDLDDATKQQLEHGQRVTELMKQKQYAPMSIADQAAVIYASNEGYLADVPVEKIGAFEQGLLSFLRGEHDVLMSEIDETANYNDDIESRLKAGIEAFKASRSY; this is encoded by the coding sequence ATGCAACAATTGAATCCAGCTGAAATCAGCAATCTGATTAAGCAACGTATTCAAGACCTTGACGTAAGCGCAACTGCTAAAACTGAAGGCGTTATCGTCAGTGTCTCTGATGGTATTGTAAAAATTCATGGTCTAGAAGAAGCCATGTATGGCGAGATGATTGAGTTTGAGGGCAATGTCTATGGCATGGCACTAAACTTAGAACAAGACTCAGTCGGTGCGGTCGTTTTGGGCGACTATTTGCCCCTACAAGAAGGACAAAAAGCATACTGCACAGGTCGTATCCTAGAAGTACCCGTAGGTCCTGAACTGTTGGGTCGTGTGGTTGACGCTTTGGGTAATCCTATTGATGGCAAAGGTCCTATCAATGCCAAGCTAACTGATAAAGTTGAAAAAATCGCCCCTGGCGTTATCGCTCGTCAATCGGTTGATGAGCCTGTTATGACAGGTTATAAAGCGGTTGATACCATGATTCCAATCGGACGTGGTCAGCGTGAGCTTATCATTGGCGACCGCCAAACAGGTAAGACCGCCATGGCAATCGACGCCATCATTGCCCAAAAAGACTCTGGCATCAAATGTGTGTATGTCGCTGTTGGTCAAAAACGCTCAACCATCGCTAACGTGGTGCGTAAACTAGAAGAGTCAGGTGCATTGGCTTATACCACCGTTGTGGTTGCATCAGCATCAGAGCCTGCGGCACTACAATACATCGCCCCATATTCTGGCTGTACCATGGGTGAGTACTTCCGTGACCGCGGTCAAGACGCACTTATCATCTATGATGATTTGTCTAAGCAAGCAGTTGCCTATCGTCAAATCTCGCTACTACTACGCCGTCCACCAGGACGTGAAGCCTACCCAGGGGATGTATTCTACTTGCACTCACGTCTGTTAGAACGTGCATCTCGTGTCAATGCGGACTATGTAGAAGCGTTCACCAATGGCGAAGTCAAAGGTAAAACTGGTTCATTGACTGCCCTGCCGATCATTGAAACCCAAGCAGGGGACGTATCAGCGTTCGTACCTACCAACGTGATTTCGATTACTGACGGTCAGATTTTCTTAGAATCTAACCTATTTAACTCAGGTATTCGCCCTGCGGTAAACGCTGGTATCTCGGTATCTCGTGTGGGTGGTGCAGCCCAAACTAAAATCATCAAAAAGCTCTCAGGCGGTATCCGTACAGCCTTGGCACAGTATCGTGAGTTGGCTGCCTTTGCTCAGTTTGCATCGGATTTGGATGACGCAACCAAACAGCAACTAGAACACGGTCAGCGTGTGACTGAGCTGATGAAGCAAAAACAATACGCACCGATGTCTATCGCTGACCAAGCGGCGGTTATCTATGCATCAAACGAAGGCTATCTTGCTGACGTACCTGTTGAAAAAATTGGTGCTTTTGAGCAAGGTTTGTTAAGCTTCCTTCGTGGCGAACATGATGTTCTCATGAGTGAGATTGATGAGACTGCCAATTATAATGATGACATCGAGAGTCGTCTAAAAGCAGGGATTGAAGCTTTCAAAGCATCTCGTAGCTACTAA
- a CDS encoding metallophosphoesterase, with protein sequence MTYPTHLSAPSDFIIAQISDLHLSTHAPTNTDKFLKVLDFALTFKPNLLLLTGDLVNDGNLPLYDWLFAILDKTHIPYLCLAGNHDVTHEIGHDLPFDKRTFAPIAKDNRLIDTHRLVIELPHATWQLLAVNSAVGGHIYGRLDDDKLTFLKTHLAHAMPTLIALHHHPTPVGSAWIDEHILKNGDEFWAILNAHAIDTANRPHVLCGHVHQAHILQQNGGTLYTCPATSRQFAPYRDDFGIDDVASGFRLLQLHNNRTLDTWVKRLDNSGF encoded by the coding sequence ATGACCTACCCCACCCACCTATCCGCCCCGTCTGATTTTATCATCGCTCAAATCAGCGATTTACATCTATCCACGCACGCCCCTACTAATACCGATAAATTTTTAAAAGTGTTGGACTTTGCCTTAACCTTTAAGCCCAATTTATTGTTACTCACAGGCGATTTGGTTAATGACGGCAATTTACCCCTTTATGATTGGCTGTTTGCTATACTGGATAAAACACACATTCCCTATCTGTGCTTGGCGGGCAATCATGACGTAACGCATGAGATAGGGCATGATTTGCCTTTTGATAAACGCACATTTGCCCCCATTGCCAAAGATAACAGACTCATTGACACCCACCGCCTTGTCATAGAGCTACCCCACGCTACTTGGCAACTCTTGGCGGTCAATTCTGCCGTAGGCGGTCATATCTATGGGCGACTTGATGATGACAAACTTACCTTTTTAAAGACTCATCTAGCCCACGCCATGCCCACCCTTATCGCCCTGCACCACCACCCCACCCCTGTCGGCTCGGCATGGATAGATGAGCATATTTTAAAAAATGGCGATGAGTTTTGGGCAATATTGAACGCTCATGCCATCGATACCGCCAACCGCCCCCATGTTCTCTGTGGACACGTTCATCAGGCACATATCTTGCAACAAAACGGCGGAACGCTCTATACCTGCCCTGCCACGTCTCGCCAATTTGCCCCGTACCGAGATGATTTTGGTATTGATGATGTGGCGAGCGGTTTTCGTTTGCTACAATTACATAACAATCGTACGCTAGACACATGGGTCAAAAGGCTGGATAATAGCGGGTTTTAA